DNA sequence from the Armigeres subalbatus isolate Guangzhou_Male chromosome 1, GZ_Asu_2, whole genome shotgun sequence genome:
CAATAAAATCAAGCATGGAACAGGCATAGTCATGTAGTCATGCTTCGCAACGTACATAAAATAAGATAAAAAGCTAACCTAAACAGTTCACATTAATTCACAAGggatattttatatatttttatatgtttTCAGTAACACACATACTAATTTCTTAAATCGGAGAAGGGCCTACCCCTCTTCGTGGTTATCTGCcattacacccaatattttttttacacggttggtattctttaatttaccggtaaacctgatttttcacagctttctaaataccacctgaattttctttaattttttgtgaattttttcatggggttaactcatagtttcttCAACGCtgaaggtcgtaatcaactaaaacccacccgtgtaaaaaaagaaccgggtgtacaATTATTGGGTtgtacacccggttctttttttacacggagttGGAGCATGGAGTCCACGGTATATATTGGCATACAACCCAATAAGCACCAacgaatttgttttatttttaaaatatcgatcTATCACAAGTTGCCTGGACTTATAATAAAAACAATTGTAATAAATTATGAAGCTAAAAGCATTCAAACGCGGCTTGCAGatcaaataataatataaacgAAATGCGCATTTCAGCAACAAACGAACAGAACCAACAAGTCATTTAATATGTTCAACACCTGAATCACTCCATTGATCAACTCCAGCGTAATCGGACTAGCATCAAAATTCATGTCCTCTACCTAATCACAGCGATTCAGTTTGGTCGGAGCAAAGACACACAACCAGCGTGCGCGGTTAACGAAAGGGTGAAagtaaaataatatttgaaaacagAAACCGGAAACAGTTGGAACGGTTCCGTGTTAGATGGGTATCCAATTTGGTGTGGAGTTCAAATCAGGTGGAGgaaagaaagagggaagaagaataaaattgaatgcatattacttattgctaatattgtaaTGTAGAAATCGATACGATAAGTTGGACAAAGATCATTAGTCTACTTCTATACTTCTATCTAGATGGGTTCTAGTctagaaagagagagcgaatGAAGCTCTAATACAGTGAGCAATTGTTTCGAACGTATTTACAATCAACATGAAGTAGTGTTGTAGGCATAAACAGGATTCGTGGTTGCATACCTTGATGGGAACACACGGATACTCTGGGAATGCTGAAGCAACCGCTCGGGCTCCAGCCTCGTTGGTCCACTTGCTAAGGCCTACGAAGAATTCCCGCCCAGTAAACAGGACGTCTCCACCGTCGAGGCGAGCGTTTTGATCAGCGATTTCCGCCAACGGAAGATCCAGCTCTTTTCGAAGTACCGAACGCACCGCATCAACCTGATCAATGTAGTTAATAATTGTGATGAATTACGATACGATAAATTTCCTAGTACCAAATAGAGTAATTGAAATAGCTTATTAATAGTTTTACCTCTTTCAATCTGTTGGGATCTCCAGGTCGACAAATTAATGCAATACCATTGCACACAACCGCGCAGTCTTCAATGAATGGACACTCCGGCAGATTCTCGTCTGGGGGCAGTTCCAGTACGTCAAGTCCCAAATCGCGTAGTAATCTGACGGAAGAATGTAATAAAGCACCCGACAAATTTATGTCAGCACATCACACTCACCTCACGTAGGCCTCATGCTGAAGCTTCGCTTCTTCCAAATCGATCTCGCCTCGGGTGCGCAACGAAAGCGGAATTCTGTATAATTGGAGAAACGAACAATTGAGAATAATGCTCTCGAGGTTAATTTACCTATAAACAAATACAAAGTGGAATAGACACGTCGCACATTCTACTTTTATTTTTCTGCATACTTCCTAATATTATTGTTATTGCCTTTTACTTGATTAATTGGTTAATAGTCTCTCCAGACTACACGCCTAATTGGGTATGTTATTATGGCACAAAGCACacatcttattttcatttaatattATATCAATTGATAAAGCTAGTAGTCTGAACAGGCTATAACACACAAACTCACACTACAGAAATGACAAAgcgcaaacaaacaaaaacatttttttctttcaattagCACTCCGATTTTGGCCGGAATTTAATTTGAGTCACACCTGAGAAGTCACATCTTTCAATCGCACcaacagaaaaatatttaattcaatAGTAATTGAATTAGGAAATATCTTTGATAAATCTAAGTTGTAgtgtttaaataaattaaagatgTACGCAACGCAAGGGTGTTTTGTGTCACTGATTCTATGTTAAATAATAAACTTTATATGCATTATGCATATGTTCAACGGAATTTCATATGCTCTAAATTAAGTATGAACACGTTTTCGGATTGAAATACTCTTTCGTACAAAAATGGCAATAAGAACAATCCTCTATCGACCAGACAATCTGTTAAACCAGTGAAACCTTGCCTAACTGGAATAATTGCGTAGTCTAGGGCCTCCCTGTGCCAAACGGTATGATGCATATTATCCAGTCCGGAATAGGAAGTTTTCTCAACTTCCACAGGCATACTatcaatgcaaaaatggtatcttgGCTTGGAAACCACGCAGTTAATACCTCCATGTCTTAGTGAagactaagctacgaggcggcaatgttctaGTGCGGGATGTGATGAAAACTTCTTCGTTTGCCTGGTTATTATGGCACATATTGGCCCATCGATTTTTTTGTTCCACAGAATAATTCATCCAAGGCCACACAAATCAGATAACTGAAGTGAAGACCATTGTAGTTCGACCATCCTTATGCAGCGTAAGCCGCAAAGGGTGACATCATTGCAATCTGGCGACCTGCCAAATCCGTTTACCGTATGTATACCCACCTAATTATAATTTACACATCCAAAACTTTCATTGGGTGACGGTGTCTTACCGGCAGGTTATTGCGTGAGTATAACGAAAAGGTGACGACATCCTCGAACAAACTTTGCTGCAGCTATCCCGGTCAATTGAGTCAATAGAATTGGTCAATAAAACTGAAATTACTAAATAGGCGGAATCCACGCCCGTTCACTTGCACCACACCCTTTCGAATCTGCACTGCGCCCAAACACCCAATCACCACTATCAAGATCAAAGTCTGTTTCTTAACAATCACCACAATCCCAATGTTTCGCGATTGCAGATACAAAATACGGACACTTCCGGTTCCGATACGCAATGACACGCTTATGCATTGACCATGAAGCTGGGAGATGTTCGTCAGATGCGAGGAATTGGTTACAAAATTTATGAATGAAAAATGACTACAACagttactgttttttttttgttttatgccACCAAGCCACCAGCAATGCAACGGTATAATGCTTGACTGGCATCAATGAACTGTCACAACAAACGCGATACACCGTTATTACGAGAGGAGTTCAGTTCTACCAGGTCATTTCggaacaccgcacaaaaagagaCATGCACACTTATACCGATTCGATCGATTCGATGAATATGGGTTCAcatcattggcgtaaataagggggggggcGATGAATATGGGTTCAcatcattggcgtaaataagggggggggggcgatgtattccgaaacgaaacgtcgaatgattctgaagcaattcttcgtGGGATTCCGAAGCTAATCGTCAGCCGGATTCCTTATCGTCTAGATATCCCAACGTagatcatttgcaaaacgtcgagagactccgaattaaatcttcaaaggattacgaatcaaatcgccgaaggattctgatttgtcaaggaattcctaaacccaTCTTAAAACGAATAtggagatattccggagcaaatcaacgagagattctaaagcaaatcctccatggattttaaagggtatttttcacagattccaaagggtattgcttaacaatactggaaagaatccagtaggaattcttctggattacgattggaatacttcgatgaatccgaaaagaattaTTTAGAGATTaaagtgagaattcttctcggattctgatgagaatccttctcggatgctgatggaaatctttctcagaattcagaaacaagctaattttttttccactcatttcattaagtatgatagagtgaatatgagagataactctttagtcttcaaactttttcggtaattcattatgctttatgttgaaaactgatatcactaATAACTAACgtatcaaatcctaggggggctaatttttttctagggagggctaagcccccccgagcccccccttatttacgccaatgatttacgcaatacaacggaacggcgacggaaacggaaatttgacagttaacctaaagaggctgcactcataacaaagagatgaagtgtcaaaattggaacagcgcatttgctgtcaaatcagttgttccaatcgagcacaaggttgttaaagctaggagtattgcgtctctttgtttttaatccaggctcgttaagttaacccatatattttctgtcaaatttgccgtttccgtcgctgttccgttgtattgcgtttggggctgaATTGTTCTAAAACTGCGGTTGCCACTTCGCCGCAAACCATCCCACAATGTGAACGGTTGAAGTCAAGACTGGTAGTTCAAAAAAGCCGCAAACAGTTTATTTTTGGTTCAATAAAAGTTAATACAATgttcgggcagcagggactatgtccaagggcttgacgatccctccccaggcgaGTTGTgacgcctgcctaggatgtggtggggtttgacagtgggccctgttaaacctctataaaaagctgcatgaatccgcaagtaggctccgccaaagcgaccgtgtgccgctcaaagcccacaagcccaagtcctggtgttgggtgggacgctaaacagtcctgacacgacggccctccgacgagacaggaggtttgcgcaggcccaataagccgcctttaaaaacaactattacgaacgacatagaagataatacgactcgatacaatcggcaacgacctaggcgacgaataaaggatcacgattggaagcttggaacatggaactgcaagtcgctaggcttcgcaggttgcgacaggataatctacgatgaattacatccccgcaacttcgatgtcgtagcgctgcaggaaatctgctggacaggacagaaagtgtggaaaagcgggcatcgagcggctaccttctaccaaagctgtggcaccaccaacgagctgggaaccggcttcatagtgctgggaaatatacgccaacgcgtgattgggtggcagccaatcaacgcaaggatgtgcaagctgaggattaaaggccgtttcttcaactatagtatcatcaacgtgcattgcccacaagaagggagatccgacgacgagaaagaagcgttctatgcacagctggagcagacatacgatggatgcccactgcgggacgtcaaaatcgtcatcggtgacatgaacgcttaggtaggaagggaggaaatgtatagaacggtcatcggaccggatagtctgcacaccatatcgaacgacaacggccaacgatgcaaaaactttgcagcctcccgcggaatggtagtccgaagcactttcttcccccgcaagaatatccacaaggccacatggaaatcacctaatcaagtaacggaaaaccaaatcgaccacgttctaatcgacggtaaattcttctccgacatcacgaacgaacgcacttaccgcagtgcgaatattgaatccgaccactacctcgttgcagtatgtctgcgctcaaaactctcgacggtgatcaacacgcgtcggaggcgttcgccgcggctaaacattgggcggctacaagacggtagactagcccaagactacgcgcagcagctggaagtggcactcccaacggaagagcagctaggcgcagcatctcttgaagatggctggagagatattcgatccgccattggaagcaccgcaaccgctgcactatatacaacaatcaatatgaaactgaaGATTTTTTGGTGGTTCCAGTTTCGTAAGCTATGAACGATCTTCGGTACCCAGCAGTGGAAGCGTCGCTTAAGTACATAATTTATTGATCCCCCCGTTAGAACAAATTTTAGCACTGCTGCCATAGCAATATTTTCGTaggttgttttttcttcaaacaaaaacaaactacAAAAATGAAAACTGGTGGAAGCATAGACTCTCAGGCATAGACCAAAACCTACAGGACTGGTGGCCGTCCGGCAAGTCGTTCATTTGAAGTTTGCATTGCACATCTATATCTTCATGTAGGTATCTTTTGCTCTATGAATCTTAATTAGCAAAATTAAAGTTTTTTATTTCCTGTAACTCAATTGATAGATGCTGATGGTCGACATTTTCAAACTATGTTCTGTTCCGCTAATAAACTCCAGGCCATAAACACTCCGGGCTCCTCTTTTGCGCAGAGCAACTTTCTCTCAACTTATTGCTGAATTTAGCTGATAAAAAATGTTTCCAGGAGAACATTGACTACACGGTTCTGTTCTACTGCTAGCTGGACCAGAACGTTAACTGGGAACGATGAATCAAAAAGAACAATTAGAAATATACGTACCAACTCGAAACTGCGTTCTCCTTGAGGGACCACTAATACGGTTCACAAGTCTGAAGATCCGATGCACTGACTCGCGGAACTCGTTAATCCGTAAATTCAGACATAATGAGGGTTTTCGCCAATCATGAAAAACGACAGCAGACATTCTGCTTAAGTTGATGAATCGACGTTTCGATCGACGAATCGACGAATCGCAGGCGATACGGATTAGCTACCTTGGAGTATGAAGTATGCCGAACGATAAGCATGTCCTGGCTCAGCTCGCGACAGCTTCAGTTTATCTGGACCTCGAAATTACGCCGAACAATTCATTCCGTATAGAACATACCGTGATCGCAAACAGCTATCAGCGATCTGAACAAAATTGATGGTCATTTGTAAGAAATTAGCTTACGAAAAGATCTATCGTTACCCGTACATTGAATCGTATCTGCATGTGTTGACAGTGTggtacacacaaaaaacaaacatggtTTTAGAGAATGTTTTGCACTTTCCTATTGAAAAGTACTTCGTTTTCTTAAAAATGAAAGTAAAAATGGTTTTAGTAAAAGTAATTTTTTGATTGGAAAGTTGATTTTCTCTTGTTCGCACTGGGAAATTAAAAGTTCTCCCATTCAACCGAAAAGTTGAAAAACTGTCAAATTAATCAACGACGAACCTTTGGGCAAAAAGAGATGAAACGATTGCTCTCAATTCCATAGGCACTATAGAACATCAGGAGGTCAAAAAAATTACCCCAAATTTCATTGGATTGTCATTTGGTCCTGattattgattttttaaccCGTACGTTAGAACAATTATTTTTACACAGGACGGTACGATGCGGTACGATGTAACAACTGGACTTCATTAATTATTATTTGTAATCGTTATAACCTgtgaagttgtttttttttaattcctttgcATGGACTTGTCACGCTTTGCACTTCGAGTTTACGATGGCAGGCATGAAAATATTTCTCacgttcaaaattatattttgtccATTTATTGCTTAAACATTTTTCATAGTGCCACTTTTTCGCAACTGTCACTCTCATCTCTCGCATAATTTTTATGACACCAATAAACAAAACAGGAGTAGAGTTTTGCAACCGAACATGGTTTCGGTTACGTCCTGTAGTGCTTCTGAAAATATATGGCGACGTGGCGTAGAAAGTGTCAAGATCGAAGTCCTATTCATCACACTGAACCAGATGGTAAGTCGTAGAATGGATTAAATCAATATACCGGAGAATAAACCTGTCTGTCATGAACATCGTCTTAAAGTGTTACAAAAACAAGTTCGCAGTTGGGCATTGCTTATGCTGGTACCTATTCATAGCATATCGAGGTATTTATGCAATATTCTTGCTTTTTTGCAGATGAATTGCATGTTCCGGTGGACATAAACTGGCGTCAAACAACTGCGCAATGTTGTGCCTGAAATGCGCTTCCGACGAGTGGCTACacagaaaaaacaaacattattttaacaaatattttaagCTTTCTATTTAAAAAGTAGctagttttcttgaaaataaaaGTTCTTTTTTCGGAATCGAAAGTTTTGCTtttggagaaaaaatatttttcgtcgGGTTCCAGTATAAATTTAAAAGTTCATCTTTTCAATCAAAAAATTGTTAAACGATCATTTCCCCAGACGAAAACATATCTTCTTTGACAGATAGTAGTTGCGCGAGAAAGAGAAGAAACATGTTTACACTGTTTGTTCTATACGTGCGCGAAAAAACAGTTCGTTGTGCAATTTAACACGGTTTTGTATGTTTGTACAAGTACGTCGAATAAAAATGGTACCCCTTAATACATCAAACATCATTGCCAGAAAACACCAAACGGTTACGATATCAAAAGGTAGGTGTATTTTTACGGTGGCAGGCGTTTTGATCATATAAATATAAGTCGAAGTACCAGGGCTAGTTGCCATTGCGATCAAAACGATATTTATGCTAGATTTCCCTTTCTTTTCTTATGCATTTATAGATACATATTATCACCGAGAGGAAATTAATGTTGCAATCCCCACAGATGACTATACGAAGCGCACCTTCATCCTGTCCAGGAGCTGAATCACGGACTGTAGGAGGTGCCGCAACTTGCACCGCCTGAGAAGTgaggaaaaatgttaaaaacTAATGAAATAAAATGCAAAAGATATTCATTGTTATTTGATTATTTATATTTAAGATATAAAAATGACTAAAGGGTACGAAGAGGGGAGGGGGTTTGCTTTAGTTGAAATAAGAATATTTTGCTCTATTTGTTACAGTATAAACATTTGCATTTGACAGTTCtactattttattttgaatgttcaaacttttaatttcagagcGGCATACCACTTTTGAACCATGGTTGTTGAAAAAGTTTgcgtacttttattttgaacatgcGGTACTCtctacacagaaaaaacaaacattattttaacaaatattttaagCTTTCTATTTAAAAAGTAGctagttttcttgaaaataaaaGTTCTTTTTTCGGAATCGAAAGTTTTGCTtttggagaaaaaatatttttcgtcgGGTTCCAGTATAAATTTAAAAGTTCATCTTTTCAATCAAAAAATTGTTAAACGATCATTTCCCCAGACGAAAACATATCTTCTTTGACAGATAGTAGTTGCGCGAGAAAGAGAAGAAACATGTTTACACTGTTTGTTCTATACGTGCGCGAAAAAACAGTTCGTTGTGGAATTTAGCACGGTTTTGTATATTTGTACAAGTCCCGGAAAAAGTACGTCGAATAAAAATGATACCCCTTAATACATCAAACATCATTGCCAGAAAACACCAAACGGTTACGATATCAAAAGGTAGGTGTATTTTTACGGTGGCAGGCGTTTTGATCATATAAATATAAGTCGAAGTACCAGGGCTAGTTGCCATTGCGATCAAAACGATATTTATGCTAGATTTCCCTTTCTTTTCTTATGCATTTATAGATACATATTATCACCGAGAGGAAATTAATGTTGCAATCCCCACAGATGACTATACGAAGCGCACCTTCATCCTGTCCAGGAGCTGAATCACGGACTGTAGGAGGTGCCGCAACTTGCACCGCCTGAGAAGtgaggaaaaatattaaaaactaaTGAAATAAAATGCAAAAGATATTCATTGTTATTTGATTATTTATATTTAAGATATAAAATGACTAAAGGGTACGAAGAGGGAGGGGTTTGCTTTAGTTGAAATAAGAATATTTTGCTCTATTTGTTACAGTATAAACATTTGCATTTGACAGTTCtactattttattttgaatgttcaaacttttaatttcagagcGGCATACCACTTTTGGACCATGGTTGTTGAAAAAGTTTgcgtacttttattttgaacatgcggtactctctacgaaaaagaaccaacgcaactttttaaatttaccaatgttttttttaattttattaatgaattttctttctgtgtacgaaaaagaaccaacgcaactttttaaatttaccaatggtttttttaattttattaatgaattttctttctgtgtacatTATTCGGTCAGCGGTCATCCTGACGTGGGAGCGACAATAGAAGACAATTGTGTAAatggatttaaataaataatgaaattaaaaagaatTATTATGATTATTGGACGGAGGGTGAAGAATAAGCGGGTTCTTTCTGGTTaaataaataacttttaaatgaaaatatatACTCTCCTTTTCCAAAGTTTTTCTACTATTCGGATTGACA
Encoded proteins:
- the LOC134226649 gene encoding N(G),N(G)-dimethylarginine dimethylaminohydrolase 1, whose protein sequence is MSSPFRYTHAITCRIPLSLRTRGEIDLEEAKLQHEAYVRLLRDLGLDVLELPPDENLPECPFIEDCAVVCNGIALICRPGDPNRLKEVDAVRSVLRKELDLPLAEIADQNARLDGGDVLFTGREFFVGLSKWTNEAGARAVASAFPEYPCVPIKVTEHHHLKYYVSMAGNDVLCVSRSKESQEILKRIEREATYTYSTLTLQEELAANVLYANGTLIHRLSEEIPQSAAILSQKLDIPRQTVPMSELGKFSNGLTACCILVKRSRHIKNL